TCAATGTTCGGCTATTCTCAGTGACCGTACGGACCACATTGTCCGGTACACCTGCCGGCACCTCGGCCTCCACCTCGAGCGTAACCGTTACTTTGGCGCCAACCAAACCGGAGAGGTGCGCTATGACCTCATCGGCGATGCGACTGGCATCTCTACCGACACGGGTAGCATCGAGGGTGACCGTGCCATGGAAGCGTTTTACATTTGGAACCACAGGCTCGCCCGGAGGTGTGCCGGTAGGACCAGTGTCCCCTTCGGGCTTCATAGGCCCTTCGCCGCCGGCAGTAGGATCAGCGGGTTGACCACCTTCGGTCGGTTTCTCATCATTGATCTGTTTTAAGGCTATATCTGGTTTAACGAGCAGTCCTGGGACGTTGCCGTCTGCAAGGTTTACGGGTTGCCCGCCGCGCAGGCCGAGGTAGCGACCGGCGGTTTCGTCGAAGCCTTCGGCATAGGCAAAAGAATCATGGTACCACAACATTAGGCCCAAACCATCGGTAACGGCACCGAGCAGGACCGATGGGTCCTTGAGCCGAGGGAGGTAGACATAGCGAGCAAAGTCTTCGACAAGTTGCTTTATCGTCACATGGTCCCCGCGCCACAGGGGTATTTTATCCAGTTCCATTCGCAGCCGCGTGGCGCCAAAACTGGTGATAAGTAATTCATCGTTCTTGAGCTTCTTGCTTGCCCTAACGGCAAGCGCATCTTGGCCTGAAAGCCTCACGGCCTGCCACTCTACCGCCACCTGCGGCGTCTTCTGTGTTGGTGCCAGAAGCCACTGGTATGTTTCCGGCAGGCGTGCTGTCACGGCACCATCAGCCGCCGCCTTCTGGGTCTCGGCCTGTTTGACCTGTTGCGGGTCGAGATTGAGTGTGACTTTTTCTGTGAGGATCGACTCCCATGCAATGTATCTCCGAACTGCCTCGTCAAGGTCCTGCAAGCGTGTCTTGTCGGCTGCCAAGAATACAAGGGTATTGCGATACAGCCGGGGTGCGTTGCCGCGGGACTCAAGTATCGCTTTCGCCGCAGATTCGGCCGGGTTTCCTGGTTCCTTGGTGTAGGGGTGATCGACCCCCAGCACGACCAACCGTGTGTCGAGATCATCGGGCACGTCCTGCCCCGACTGCGGCATGGGGTGGATTCGGTTAAAGTCCCCCTTACGCTCCAGGTCCTTCCGTAGGCGCCCATCCAACTCCTGTACGACCTTGTCGGGATCACGCCTTAGTTGCTCGGCACGATCTTCGGCGAGCTTGGTGACCGTAGGTTGAGTTGAGTACCAGTACCGTGGGCCATCCTGGTAGAGAAAGGTGGCCGAACCGGCAAGCCTTCGGAGGGCATCTCCGAATATTGCTGGTGATTCACCCGGCATCACGCAACCTAGCTTCACCTGCCGATCTTCAAGTCCACGGTGTGCAGCAGATGTGAGGGGGGCAGATCCCATGTAGATGGCACGGGCCACGCGCCTGCAGGCAGCGAACTTACCGAGGTTCGGTAACTCGCCATCCAGCCTCAACGGCAGGGAGTTCGGACCGTCGACGTCCTTTTCAATTACCGGTACCCAGTTGTCAGAAAGGTAACGTGTCAACTCAAACTGGACCCGCGTGTCATCGATGGAGATGTTGGCCGGCAAGATGAGCGGATTCTTGTCTCCCTTTTCCCATAAGCTGTGGATCACCGCCGCCATGAGCCGCAACACCCCCCGCGTGCGCTGGAACTTTGCCAGAGTCGACCAATCGGTATAGAGCCGGTCAAAGATCTCGGGATGGATCGGGTAGGCCGCTTTGATGCGTTTCTCGTAGTCTGCGTCGCGGCACTCTGGTGGGAACTCGGCCTGCTGCGTCCGGTAGAGGTCTGCGAAAGCCCGGGCTACCACGTCGCGGTCCTTGAACTGTGCCGGATCAGACATGGGCTCGAACAGTCGCCGCCTGACAATTTCAAAACCTTCCTCGGCACTGGCTGGACGCCACGAAGACTCCACTCTCCCCACGACGTTGCGGAGCCGGTCAAGTGCCTCACGACCACGCTGGCCGCCTACCTCCGCATCGTCTGCCTGCGCGTGCGGCGATCCCGAGGTGTCTGAGGCCGGAAGGCTGATTATGAGAAGACAATTGTTGGCGAGCTTCGTCGATTCTGTGAGCACTTGGGCAAAGGTGAACTGTGTCTCGAAGCTGCCCGCGGGAAGATCGCTCTGGTCGTGGAGTTGGCGGGCATAGGCTACCCATTCGTCAATCAGGATAAGGCACGGCCCGTACTCGATGAACAGTTCGCGCAGGACATCACCGGGGCTGGTGGCTTTTTCGTCGTCTGCGGCAATGCGGTTATAGGCCTTCCTGCCGCCGAGCTGCCAGGCAAGCTCTCCCCAGAGTGTACGCACCACAGTACCGTCCTGCTTTATGACGGGGTTGCCCGGGGAGATCTTGTTGCCAACTAGCACGACGCGTCGGACGGACGGCAATGTATTTGCACTGGCTTCCTGCATGACCGCGTCGATACCAGAGAGTCCCGTGGGAGAGATACCGGAGAATAGGTGGTAAAGTGCCAGCATGGAGTGCGTCTTACCGCCGCCAAAGTTGGTTTGGAGTTGCACCACCGGGTCACTGCCCTTTCCGGAGAGGCGCAGGACGGCGCCAACGAGCATCCTTTGCAGACTCTCAGTGAGATAGGTACGGCGGAAGAACTCTGCTGGGTCCCGGTACTCGTCCGTACCCTCGCCCAGATGGACCTGCCAGAGATCGGCAGCAAATTCGGCCTGCTGGTATCGTCCGCTGGCTACATCCTTGTGGGGGTTGACCACTTCACGCCAAGGCTTGAGATTGCCTGTTGCCGCACTCTCGATGGCGGTGCCTGCGCTCTTTCGCTTCTCACCGCGTACCTGCTCATCGAAGCGCAGCCTCAGGAGTTCCATCTTCATCTTTTCTATCTCTTCGCCCTGTGGCGCGGATACGGCGTTTAGGAGGCGTCCTGCTGAATCTAGAACGCGATAAGTATCGTCACTGGAAAAGGACTCCTGGTGTGCCCATCTGTTGCGGTAGTCACGTAATTCGCTTACCAACGTTCGCTCAGTCTGTCCGAGGGTCTTGCGAAAGACCGAGTTCCATTGGTTCCACATTACGAGAAAAATTGTGGCGATATCCCCTAAGGGGTCGATCTTCATCCCGGCAAGACCCATCTGTTGCGGAGGGAGATACGTTTTTACCTCTTCAAGCCAACCCTGCTGATACTGTACTTTCATTTCTCGTTCGACAAAAGGTCGCAGGCCATCCTTCAACAGACTAAGTGCTTTACCTGCACGATCATAATTGGTCATGGCCATAGACTATTCCTCGTTCCTTTCAAATAGTGGGCCTTGTGTTCCCGAGGAGCTGTCGGAATCACGTGCCAAACGGCTGATCTCCGGCCAACTTTGAACAAGACCGTTGTAGGAGAGCGCCTCGGCTGTCCGCTTCTTGCGCTCGCATATTATGTATAACCGATAGGCCAACTCGCGAGCAATCTCGGCCTTCGACCCCAGCCTTGCAACTAGGGTTGCTGCCGCAGGTTCGCCGCCAGATTCGAGCGCTTGTATGAGCTGATGTACCATCTCCCAAGCTGTTATTCGCTGGTCATTCGCTGGGTTCCAGTCGACAGAGAGTTCATTGGATCTTAACAACTGCACCTTACCACCTTTCGCGGTAAGGATGCCATCCTGAGCCATGCTTCGTATGCTCGTGTTCTTGGCTTTAGAAAGTGTCTCGGCAACGCCATACTCACCCTCGGCAAATCCCGACTGCTCGAACCACGCCAAGGCCCAGCGGCTGTCAGCGTCGAAATCACCTTCTTGCTCGGCCAGTACTTCGTCGAGGGTCTGATTGATTAAAGCCAGTGCCTCGCGCACAGTGAGAGGCTTACCCTCTGCGTCGAGTACTCTTGAATACTGAGTGTAGACCGCCATGCCTGGTCCGATGGCTGCTTGTGCCAAATCCACCGGAGCAATATTGCCACGCTGGAGATGAGCAAGGGCTTCGGGGAGTTCTGATTTAAGCGTGGAGATTAAGTCGCGACGGGTGGCTGTAGGCGCATCTACCATGCGTTTATGGCAGACGAGAATGATGCTTGAGGCAAGGGCGCTTACCTTTTTCTTGAGGTTTCCCGTCAACTCCGTCCGTATCGGCCATGTACCCGTAATAGCAAAGCCGGCCCGAATCACTGCATCAATAAATGTCTCCCAACCGGTACTTGTGACACCGTTCACACCATCATTCTCAGACTGCTTAAAGGCGTAATAAATGGTGACAGGAAAGGCTGGGTGACACTGCTCAGCAAGCCGGTGCATTGCCTTTGTCATACCATTTAGAAAAAAGGTCTCAGCCTTTTCTTTGCTACCATGGCGGTACGGCGTGGCGACCAGTTCCTCCGCCTTCGGCACGGCAACAGTAGCAAACATGTCGGGAAAGACATCGTGCAGCGAGCGACGTAGCCAGATATAGAAGAAGTCCGACAAATCAGCATAGCCGATATTGTCATAATAGGGAGGATCCGTTGATACGATTTTATCGGTCGAAAATATCTGTTGCTGGGCATCTTGCTGGAGAGCGAACCCGGGTACTCGGGTAAGTGACACGTCGACGCATTCTGCCGGGAACTTCAGTTGACCGAGCCAATTACCACTTGAATCGCTGAACGGATTGGACTCACAAAAATCCCAAGTCATCGGTAGCGCCTGTCTGCCAAAGGCTTGCTGGATTTTTTGGCTTGTGTTATCCCAAAATGAAATTGTGCAAGTGCGATTGGCTTGTCTGCTAACGGTGAGGGCAAGGTAAGTACTTACTGCTTCCGCGTACGCGGCACCACCCCGGCCCCCATCGCGTAAGGGCACGTGATCGTCCGGTAAGCCAGCGGCGACAGCATCAAGTCCAATTTGCTCACGCACCTCTCGCACTAGGTCGGAGAAGGTTGTAAGCGCCACGAGTTGGCGAGGAGTGAAGAGGTCACCGTACGTCTTTAGGCCGTAGAGCGGCGGCGAAAACCAACGCGGGTTTGCCGGCATTGGGACTTCAGGCATCCATGTTGGTTTTGCCTTCAGCAAGATGTCTTCCATTTCAGGTATCGGCGCGATATAGACCCGAGCGCGTTTACCCTTGACAACGATTGCCATTAGGCGTGCTCCCATGCCACCGCCGTTAGCCTCGGAATAGATGTAATCCGATGACATTGGCACCCGTGACATCAGGCATTTGAAGTTCGCACCTCGCCCTAGCTTAGTACCGTTCTTCACTGTGTCTAGATCCTTCGGTTTACCTACCTTCACCGCAAAGCGGTATCCTCCGTTCTCGATCACTGGTTCGACGTAGGCCTCTTTACCCGTCTTGGTGGATAGCATAAAGGTAGAAGCCAGTGGCACATCTACATTGGAAAAAGCGGGATTGGGACTCTTCACCGTACGTGCCCAGAGCCATGCGATGACAGTGAGTCTCTTACCCACATATCTCTTCAGATCCGGTCGTTCCTTCGCCATCTGAGCCGTTACCTCAATTTTGG
This window of the Syntrophorhabdaceae bacterium genome carries:
- a CDS encoding Swt1 family HEPN domain-containing protein; translated protein: MAMTNYDRAGKALSLLKDGLRPFVEREMKVQYQQGWLEEVKTYLPPQQMGLAGMKIDPLGDIATIFLVMWNQWNSVFRKTLGQTERTLVSELRDYRNRWAHQESFSSDDTYRVLDSAGRLLNAVSAPQGEEIEKMKMELLRLRFDEQVRGEKRKSAGTAIESAATGNLKPWREVVNPHKDVASGRYQQAEFAADLWQVHLGEGTDEYRDPAEFFRRTYLTESLQRMLVGAVLRLSGKGSDPVVQLQTNFGGGKTHSMLALYHLFSGISPTGLSGIDAVMQEASANTLPSVRRVVLVGNKISPGNPVIKQDGTVVRTLWGELAWQLGGRKAYNRIAADDEKATSPGDVLRELFIEYGPCLILIDEWVAYARQLHDQSDLPAGSFETQFTFAQVLTESTKLANNCLLIISLPASDTSGSPHAQADDAEVGGQRGREALDRLRNVVGRVESSWRPASAEEGFEIVRRRLFEPMSDPAQFKDRDVVARAFADLYRTQQAEFPPECRDADYEKRIKAAYPIHPEIFDRLYTDWSTLAKFQRTRGVLRLMAAVIHSLWEKGDKNPLILPANISIDDTRVQFELTRYLSDNWVPVIEKDVDGPNSLPLRLDGELPNLGKFAACRRVARAIYMGSAPLTSAAHRGLEDRQVKLGCVMPGESPAIFGDALRRLAGSATFLYQDGPRYWYSTQPTVTKLAEDRAEQLRRDPDKVVQELDGRLRKDLERKGDFNRIHPMPQSGQDVPDDLDTRLVVLGVDHPYTKEPGNPAESAAKAILESRGNAPRLYRNTLVFLAADKTRLQDLDEAVRRYIAWESILTEKVTLNLDPQQVKQAETQKAAADGAVTARLPETYQWLLAPTQKTPQVAVEWQAVRLSGQDALAVRASKKLKNDELLITSFGATRLRMELDKIPLWRGDHVTIKQLVEDFARYVYLPRLKDPSVLLGAVTDGLGLMLWYHDSFAYAEGFDETAGRYLGLRGGQPVNLADGNVPGLLVKPDIALKQINDEKPTEGGQPADPTAGGEGPMKPEGDTGPTGTPPGEPVVPNVKRFHGTVTLDATRVGRDASRIADEVIAHLSGLVGAKVTVTLEVEAEVPAGVPDNVVRTVTENSRTLKFTSQGFEKE
- a CDS encoding DUF1156 domain-containing protein; the protein is MTMKNNPKKKLIEVALPLDAINKASAREKSIRHGHPSTLHLWWARRPLAAARAVIFAQMVDDPSGYIETLMSDPNKKRVATKELSKRKSAWEERKLRYDEARPQDDQSAPDPGPEPTLEGCIADIERERLFRIIEDLVLWENTTNEGVLQRARDEIWQSWRRACAENADHPRAKELFDRYKLPAFHDPFAGGGALPLEAQRLGLESYASDLNPVAVLINKAMIEIPPRFVGKPPVNPEARRDKELFNKTWNGAHGLAEDVRYYGKLMHDEAEKRIGDLYPKIEVTAQMAKERPDLKRYVGKRLTVIAWLWARTVKSPNPAFSNVDVPLASTFMLSTKTGKEAYVEPVIENGGYRFAVKVGKPKDLDTVKNGTKLGRGANFKCLMSRVPMSSDYIYSEANGGGMGARLMAIVVKGKRARVYIAPIPEMEDILLKAKPTWMPEVPMPANPRWFSPPLYGLKTYGDLFTPRQLVALTTFSDLVREVREQIGLDAVAAGLPDDHVPLRDGGRGGAAYAEAVSTYLALTVSRQANRTCTISFWDNTSQKIQQAFGRQALPMTWDFCESNPFSDSSGNWLGQLKFPAECVDVSLTRVPGFALQQDAQQQIFSTDKIVSTDPPYYDNIGYADLSDFFYIWLRRSLHDVFPDMFATVAVPKAEELVATPYRHGSKEKAETFFLNGMTKAMHRLAEQCHPAFPVTIYYAFKQSENDGVNGVTSTGWETFIDAVIRAGFAITGTWPIRTELTGNLKKKVSALASSIILVCHKRMVDAPTATRRDLISTLKSELPEALAHLQRGNIAPVDLAQAAIGPGMAVYTQYSRVLDAEGKPLTVREALALINQTLDEVLAEQEGDFDADSRWALAWFEQSGFAEGEYGVAETLSKAKNTSIRSMAQDGILTAKGGKVQLLRSNELSVDWNPANDQRITAWEMVHQLIQALESGGEPAAATLVARLGSKAEIARELAYRLYIICERKKRTAEALSYNGLVQSWPEISRLARDSDSSSGTQGPLFERNEE